The genomic window AGATTTCGAATAATCCCATATCCATTACGAGATTTTTATATAGCATCAAATTGTAAATGCAGCTGTGGTATTAAATGGATTAGAATTTTGGTGCAGATTATTAGTGCAATCattttatagatattatacaattttttttagttctgCAGAGATGAACTAAGTGGTATTTGTATACTAAAATTCTCACAGAAAGTCACATATcagtgatatttttatttttatgggGTACAAATATATGGATTTTGTTATATTAGCTTTACATATCTACATTCCCGCTTTTTGCTTAAAATTGTTtatgtgtattttttctgcGATTAACGATAATTTCAAGATTGGATTGCGACATGaaatgttttacaatattaGTTGATATTACTACGTATCCTTTCACCATCAAATTGTTGTCagtgaaaatgaatataatgaCGAATTGTCATTAAAAAAAGTACCACCATATATATGTGCCAAAGGCACAATTTTGTCATTATAGGTTTATTTCGATGTTTCGTGTATAAGTAATTTTTAATAGTTAATTCAAACTTGTTTGATAGATGTTAGAATCAAGTCATTCATAGAGTAGTACTAGAGGAATTTTAAGGCAATgcacattttttattgtagTGACGGATGTTAATACATGATTTATCAACCAAAACTGATTAATGCTCTTATTTTATTAGTTTTTCACATCATCTAACGTCAGAAAGACATATTGTTACACTACTTAGCGTTATCTATCATTTGATAGAGTTAAATTTCcagtttaaaattaattttcgaacTACACAGGGGAAAACGTACTTTTGGCAATAAAATAACTGatacagatatatacatatgaagTTTCATGTTTCTTGAAGCTAAAGAGAGAGCCAATGATAATGAGATTGTAAAAGTCaactgattttatttcttatttttcttaggCAGCTTAGTTGCTTTAACTCGTTTAAAGTTTCCCTGAATTCGTTTAACTTTGAGCGACTTATACCTGACGTTTTCACTGAATTTCTCGGATTTTACACGTGTCTTATCACTCTTGAAATTTATTGAGATCTCTTGACTCATACCTAGaattttagattttctttcacaTAAGGAATCATTGTGCATTTCACACACTTGATCAACTGGTGATCCACATAACCTTGCATCAGGGTCCAGGGACATGTATTCATCTAGCTGTGAACTATCACCTTTTAAATTTGAAAGGTCTATCCTTTTATTCTCGTGTATATCGACATACCTAgttttcagtttattttttatacaaacaaCATCATTCATTGCAAAATCTATATCTTTGCCTATGCTTATATAATTACTGTCTGAACTTTCTGTAACAATATCAGATGTATTTGAACTTTCAGGTACAAATACCCTCTGTTTCTGTGAATCTCTGTACTTATATACATCAGTTGACAGAGTAAACGGTTTATCAGAATGTGCAGTGTGTTTATGGTGagaattttcaacattcataatattttcatctatGAATGAATTGCTATCAATGGGTTTTTGGAACTCCAATTTGAGCGGTCGATTCCTGGGGAAGTTTGTTGCCAATTCAAATACTTTTTTGTACAAAAGATGGAAATGATGATATTCTGACTGCGCTACCATcttctgaaaataaaactttacTCAGAAAAGTTATAAAATCATGAGCAGGTCAAGAATATCACGAAAGTTATATtaacattgtataaatgtgaattattcataatttatgAACAGTAATAAGGAAGtatgattgaaatttaacaGAAATTATGTACCTTTAAAGCAACAGCAGCACAAGCAAATCCAATTGTTTCTAGCATCACACTTTTCAGAAAAGGGACAAGAATTACTGGGATAATTTTCAAGTCTGCCATGGTAACAATGTGCTTTATGAGAAGCATTGGCTCGACATTAGATTCCAGTACTACACAACATGCATCATCTCTTTCCAATAATCGTGTAACTTCGTTAACACCGATGACGATGCTGTTTCTacggtaaaaaatgtaattactTACTACAGTAATTCAAGagtttagatatttttttgtaattttgtaagTGTGCAATATTTACTTTACATGCTAAAAGCTAAACaatgtattttcaaaagtttcctCAAAGATTAGGTTCAGGCAATCAGTAAGGCTCACAGCATATTCTGATCTGGTAGAGGTGTGTCCAGTTTTCTTCGTGCTTCCTCCATGGCTGCTTGTCTTTCCGCCTTTTTCATCCTGCCCAAATGTGACCATGGTAGATTGAGCGGTGGTCGTCTGATGGCTGGCATGGTTCTGTCACAAAGTTGATACTAAGTGACTATTTATgagtttgataatttttaaaacttctaAATCGATAGGTACGATAATTTGACTCACGTTTCCAGCAAAGTTTTTAAATCCCCAATGTCGGTTCTTAGAATTGGCCTGTTAGAATGAATAAGTCTCATTTACTTACAGgttataatacaaatatagcATGATtctaatttcaataattttttctatttaccaACAAAATTCGTAAGGTTGGGCCAAGACATTTCTCAACCCTTTAACCGGAGCTTTCTTTCCGGATAAtgcttttttttgttgcttctTTGATAAGACCGGCGTAGTCATTATGgaagttgaagaaattttgcACGTGTAGTACAAACAGAACTTGAAAATACGGAGGTAAAGTTTCACGTGGTTCACACCATATTTATACAGCACAGTTAGCAGCCCAAGAAATTCATTGCTGGTTACCCATCTATTCTTAAGGGGGTGCTgtagtcgatttcgacgttgtgCGTATTGTGAACGTGAAATAGGGCTTAACAGCTCCATTCTATATCcgattctgaacaaaaacactccaatGCATTTTCCTTTGACGCATGAATTCTACAaatttactattgcgattttgtagaatccgtgccatttctttaAGCAATTTTAATAGCAAATTCGTATAATTTccgccatttctttatttttacatcaaatGAAATAGTGTTGCAGTGTTTTCCttcagaattgtgtatagAATGGGGCCGTGAAGCCCTTTTTCGCGTTAGAGATACATGGACTTTGACATTTGGGGAAATATATACGACACACCCGATCGGCTAGGGTAAGCCATTgacttataaagatagactgagcgctcTTATGAGCCGCTTGAAACAAACATTTAAGGGACAGAAATATGCCGGGAATACTCCATTCTCTCTCTGACGATATTTGTGGCGGGGATCGAGGCGGTAGAGGAGAATGAGGCTGTTCCATTTCCACTGCTCCGTTGTCTCCCACCATGACGCCGATTAAAAAGAGAGAGTGGTACTCCggtacatatatgtaatacTCCACTCCGGTATATCTCTGTCCTTTATATGTAATTGTCAGTGCCTCTTATAGCGTTTTCCACTGGTTGCACTGAGTGCGCACTGGCTCGAACAGGGGGCACTCGTTTCATGCATGTGTCGCCCGGCATCAGGGCAAACCTTCTGAGTGAAACACGCCGTAAAACGTATAAAGGCAGACTAGATCATAATTTATCCTAAATCACAAATAATGTGACGTTACTTGACCGACTGCGCGACTGTCAGTTTTTTCAAGCAAGTGATAAAGAAGCCAATTGAACAAACGCaacggtaattttttgtttgtaaataaatgtcaCAAATGTTAGGACGAGCATACAAgggcaaaaaaattgacaattctactgaaaagataaaaattaataagtaGCAAGTCAAGTTGTCCCAATCTCCTGAAATATACCTAGTAGTTAACCTCTAAAAGCTGAAAAAATGTGTATCCATACTTCGATATCGGACATGCTGTGAATTactatgaaatttaaaattttgggaATCTCTCCTCTATCTTTCGACTCCAGCAAGTCATCATCACTGGTAGACGAAGATGAAATTAGATCTAATAAAAGAGTTGCTGTCACAGCATCTACTTGGACTCTTTCACGATCGGCAGCCATAATTGCACTGCTTTGACACCGACTCCCGATTTCAGGGCAATATTTTACGCACTCAGTGCTAAGTTCACACACCCGAGCTGCCAGTGGAACACGCTGGAAATACAAATCTGCCGCTAGTGCACTCTCAGTTCACACTTAGTGCAAGCAGTGGAAAACGCTATTATAGgagcgctcagtctatctttataagtctCTATAGCGTAAGCGCGATTGGATTGTGAATGCGTAAGCAACGGCGTAAACGTCCCGGGAACGGATTTGAATCGGTTTGCTAAAGACAGAACATAATAATTCTCTCGCCTGCTCTGTCGCTCTACCTATGGAGTGGGGGCAACGGGTGGGGCTGAGCGGCAAGGCAAGCGCGTGCAGCTACCCCCACTCCATGGGAAGAGCGACAGAAAGGGTGGGAGAATTATTATGTTCCGTCCTTCAGATAACTCTTTTAAATCTCTTCTGAGCGTCGTGCGACATCAGTCGTTACCGAGCAATCAGAGTGAGAGCTCTCAGTAACACTTCCATATTCAGATCGCGTTGTTCAGGTTGTCCCGTTGTTCGATCAGTGTATTTCCACCGTACTCATCTGTGAATAATACACGAGGAGCAACGTATAGCCTAAAGAAAAACCAAgttactgaaataaaaacatcctACGAACGTTGAAGGTGAATTTCGTCCGAGTTTTCATTGTTGTGTAACTTCGTATTTCAGTGATATCTATATTTGCCTCTGTGCGTCGagtgtcgatttttttttgcttgatTTTCGGCAAATGCGCAGTTGCATTGTTAGCAAGTTTATTCAGTCGGTTCAAACAGACAGCTACAGCACAAAAAGTGAGCGTAGAATCGAGTATTATTGTGGTGcggatttttgaaatataagGGATTAGTGAAGATCTGAAGTAGGTAAAAAGTGCGTCGCTTCAACCTGAGATGCTACAAGAACTACTACATGTAAGAGTGTGAAGCAGCCCAGATTTGAGGTAACAATACTTATTTTAATTACTGATTAACAATTCAAGGTGGTACGTATAAAGCCGAACTTTTGTTCTTGCATAAAATGCAATGCATAAATATGAAACTAGacaacagtaataattaatttgaaaactgaaaagtcaatttgctaaattaattcaagtgttctgttttgtttttcacagattccgagtaactttttcatttctcggcaacgttggtgagtttgcatgtgttaggttacgggtatttccctgggattcctctgtcacgtggcgtggcggtaacaattgttacacaaatcttcgatttcttagCTGCATGGATAGGTTCATTCGCGATCGCAACGTGCTTGACTttgtcgaataatttttttttcgcaatttattTTACCGTAACTTACACAAAGTAGAAATTTTGCACGTTGCTaaaagtggaatgagcatcgcgacaggtaACCATCGCTTACTCGACACTCGCGAGATCGAATTGGGTTTCCTAACTGATGTAATaatctacgtttgaatttacaGATGATGTCGTTTAAGTGGTGGGTTCACCTGAGGTTTGAacgaattcaattatttacattattgTTAAATCGATAATATTCCAAATTCTggcataacgtaacgtaatcaaattgcatcttatattatatatcattttcaatcttttaacaGCCAACAAGTATTGATCAAGTGCTGGCTTAGTtcgcttagaaaaatgctaattggcatacaggatgtttttaatcaaatttacaGAAGGTTAATGTACCGATAGTCTGCCGACATTTACTAAAATCATACATACAATACGAGGGTTGGCGGGATACAATCGCGATACTGTATTCTGAGTAGGCAGACTatgatacaaaaacattttgctcccaACAGGTAAACAACGAAAATGTAAGTCAGTGACCACGGCGCAAATGATGAAGAATGatgtgtgttggaaaaaatggagaatcgtttagatcgaatataggtaaccgggtaggtaggtggaCGTTCTGGGATCCGTCGCGAGGtttatgcatgtgtgtgtgagtTTCTCTTTTCTGTTGGGTGGTTCCGTTGGGAAGCAGGCGagggtaggaaggtcgcgatGAGCCgtgatgttactaacttttgtaatccacagcgtcaaacgatcacagaaatttttttcccaaagaCTCCGCATTCGAGTCTCTCGACCATTTGCAAGCATTTGATATTAACGAGATTGAATTTACCATTTCTTATCACTCTTCAACCATTTTCCAAtcgttattcaattcaattatttagtcATTACCGATCAGTATTCCATTCAATTGatctctgtgatcgtctgaatgggcaaaacgcatctctggaccatctatcgcgttccgtggtacgctagatggggagagatgctgagctcgaagacttcgagtcgaagaggaccgccgaccgtcacgccacacaataatgcatgccCTCCTCCAACCTCCCTCCCAATTTCGATTTGTAATCTGAGAAGAACAATCCGCATAGCAATGTATCTAATTCCAAAAGATGCAGATGTGGATTGGgtttctacagaatttttgGGGCAAGTCCCAggtaatataaattttttgacagtttaatgtgaagaaaattaaatccaGCCTTTCGCGCGTAAATTAATAACTGGAATCGGACACAGTTTCTTACGTGTTGATTTTGCAAACAGTGTATAACAAGTCCCAGAtagtacaaattttttgacagtttatCTGTCACGCCTTATTGCGCATAATCACGAGAACTGGACGCAGCCTTTTGCGTGTAAATTAATAACGGGAATCGGATACGTATTTTACGCGTCGATGTGACAAACAGTGTATAAAAGAGTTACGCCCTCTCGGTGTGCTGATCTTTCAGCTCTTCGgtcaatttatttatgaataataaaattttcaagttccaTGCCGCCTTTTGCGCGTGGACTTGATACTTTTCATTTATGAGAGAAAACGTGGTATTTGAATGGCGGCGCTCAACGCGCTGGTACAAAAATCTCGGTAGTGTATAGTGATAGTGGAGAATGTTGgcgtaagtatttatgaaatatatctgAAATGTACAGAAACACTCGTTTAACTGatagtattattttttgtttcagggcaacaaaaccaattttttaacaaatgcaCTAAAAACTAAGAATGTTCAGTCGAAAAAGATATTCACTTTAATAACTCAAAGCACAAAGAAATGtctattcaaaaaatttagaatattttGTATTAATCAATGCAATAAATAATCGACGTAAAGGATATTAAAGCTAATACCATGTTGGACTGGACCCTTTTTTTGCCAGTGTTATGGACTTATGTGATTGTGCTAACCATACCttcgtctgtttcagctaataaaacttttagtctGTTTCAGATAATcagattttctgtttttttcagctaatcaaacttttttctgtttcagctaataaaACTTTCTACCTCTTTCGgttaatcaaactttttatctgtttcaaatcaaaccttttgtttgtttcagcTAATTAAACCTtatgtctgtttcagctaatcaaactttttgtctgtttcagctaataaaACTTTCTACCTCTTTCGgttaatcaaactttttgtctgtttcagctaattaaACCTtatgtctgtttcagctaatcaaactttttgtctgtttcagctaataaaACTTTCTACCTCTTTCGcttaatcaaactttttgtctgtttcagctaatcaaacgtTTTAACTTTTTAGCTCATCAAACTTTTTGACGTTTtagctaatcaaactttttatctgtttcagctgctaatcaaaccttttatcaatttcagcTTATCAAACCTTTTATCTCTTTCAATCCAGCTAATCGAACctttatctgtttcagctaataaaACTTTCTGTCTTTTCAACTAATCTAACCTTTTGTCtttttcagctaatcaaactttttgtctgtttcagttAATCAAACCATTTATTTGTTTCAGCTAATTGAATACTCTGTCCATTTAAGCTGAAGCAATTTTTTgactgtttcagctaatcaaaccttttatctgtttcagctaatcaaactttgtctttttcagctaatcaaactgTGTCtttttcagctaatcaaacttttagtCTGTTTCATTTACTCAAATCTCTTATCGGTTTCAGCTAATTAAACCTTTTGCCTGTTTCAGTTAACCAAACTgtttatctgtttcagctatCAAACTTTCTGTTTCATTCAACTAACGAAACCTTTTaactgtttcagctaatcaattCTCTTGCctgtttcaattaattaatttttctctttttcgttacttatattttttacctaTCTAAGCTAAATAAATGTTCGTCTGTATCGACATATGTCAGTAATTGTATTTTCATCTGTTCCAGGTAACTGAGTTTTATTGAATATACTAAAAAGTtgacgtttaattttttaggCTTAGGTCTGGTTCAGGTCTGGTTCAGGGTCAGTCATCTTGTTTTCACCGATACATAGACTTAGCGATGTAGTTCAGAATCATCATGATCACAAAGTGTGGTAAAATTTATGCAGCTGTAGTTTCTTTTAATGGTCTTTTAGTCTTTTATTGCGATTGTTTTATTGAGTTTTTATTCTCGAGTCACTCATAGGTCTTGTTCGGTTTGTTTTCACTGTACAATTATACAGCTCTGTCATATTTTGGTGGTTGTGCTTATTCTACTCCGATTTGTTTCCAATTCAAAGATTTCTGCATCATCTTCCGATAGGCAAATGACAACGTCTTATAGCGATTCATGTTTTAGATCTTGGTTTAGTTGTTGAATGTTTTGCGTATTCATCAGGTTCTCCATTTTAGTGATTATCTCATACCTCATAAGGAAAAAACCCCATGCGCGAACATTCGAAGTCAATAGCCGTTCGCCTGTAAGATAAAAACAACCATCTTTCATCCATTAATCAAGCAGTCATCTTTCATCGATGATAAATAGTCAGCAGGTTAattgaactgaaaaatttcgaactgTGAATATACGCGAGAGCAAATTGAttgggaaaaacaatttaccaGATATtaacatgtgaaaaaaagtcatctgtaatttttttcgaagaacgtAAGATCGATTTTGCAAGTATTCTCCGTGGCCTACTGGGGATAccacattaaaaaaaaaacgcaccgCGTGCTCTACCGCTCGCTATGGTGTGGAAACGAGCATAAGTGAATTCATTGTCACTCGTCAAATACTAACATATTGTAGTTTTTTAAATGACAATTTCAGTCTTGCATAAATTTAACTCACTGTCAATAAAACTCATGCTTCGATAATGTGTAACGCATGTGGAATCGTAATACTCTcggatttttattctttgttcAGAGTGAATTCCACGTAAATACCTTCTtcttttcgataattttcgttACTTAATTAAAGTCAACAAGGTGCACATACCTTTGGCAATTTAGAGTTTGGCAATTCCAACATCTTTCTCCCCAATTGACCTTTCGCAGTCGACACAGGAAAATCattgaattgtaaaattcGAAAGTTTTACTCGTTACTTATTGTGAACATCTCGATTTTTTGAAGAAGTTCGTGCAATGTCATTTGGCCATCCGGCACAGTGTTCCCAGTATTtctttcttgaattttttgtattacaagaattcataaattcaaatttaaccGCGCCTTTTGTGCGCGAGCCTGATGTTTCGTGTCAGAGGGCGCCACTAAATGGAAACGACGAAAAACGCGAGCATGAACAGCGACTCCGGCTTCCTATATGTTTCTTCTTTACCTTTGCTTTACCTAAGGTCTATAAGGTTCCTTCTCACACCGTGTTCATAGCCTAGATTTGCCTTAGTCTGCCATCTGCGCTGCGTTACACGGCTCACAGTTCACACGATTTGGTTAAATGTTTTAGGTTACATTCATCGAGTGCGGAATTGTATGCGTCACGTTactaatattttttgataatatttcaaaactagaactaattaaaatgaatatgGCGGATGGAGCATTTAGTCGAAGTGAAATTGTGGGGCTCGTAGTGAGATTATCAGTCGTTACGGCTATCACCTATATCAGCATCAGATGTTTGATGAACCAACTCGATCCAACAACCAAATCAAAGAAGAAGGCGAAAAAGAAGGTTGATTATGCGTCAATTACGTCGTAATCAAATTAGGCTTCTATAATTTTTGCATCGAGAAACTTTTCATTACCATATTATATTCCAATCATGCTCAATACCGATGGTCACATCGCGCTGTAAATTTGTTTGCCGAACCACGAGGATAAGAAGCAAGAGCAATTTCAAATCCTTCTGTAGAATTGTATTTCATTCAAAAGCAATAGCGTCTCGAGAGAGATGGATATTTTATGGCAAATTCATTAGAATTTATGGCTGATTCTTTTCTAATTCGTTTTGCTCTAATGGCGTCAGCTAGTAATGAGAGGGGTTATTCCCCCATTTCATTGGGATGGTCATACTACCCAAGCAACTTCAACTCCAGAAGCTAATAACAATCGTCCCATTTTTCGGCTCGATATGTAATTATTGTCTTAAAACTAGATTAATTGACATTTCTCTAAACATGATATTCCACGTCCAATCTTGATATCGCAATTTTTGTTGTAATGCAGACAACAATTGAGAGTTTATGATAATTTCGACTCAAGAAAATTTATGCATGTCTTCAAGTAGAATTCCTAGTGTATAGTTTCTAGCAATTGTctgaaaaacattgaaaataaacagtTAGAGTGCTATCTCTGAAAATTTCGTATCCGGACAGCAtgagattttatttatattataattccaTTTGTCAACAAacatgaattaaattttacacTTGAAAGAAACCGAATGGTTGTGTAAACCATTCCATTCCATGGCTGAAGAGCCCAAATTAAATACTCCTCTGACTAACAGGAAAAAGTCGAACAATTTGATTTGTTAGATGTCTCAGAATATTTATAAGAGTTGCAATTTATGATCAAGATTATCCTTTTGATTCTGCAATACATCTGTAATAAGTGTGCTTTTCAGGCACAGGAACATCTACGTAGATTGGGAATGACAGAAAATGTTTCTTTAGCTATCGATCAGCTAACAGATTATGAGATGATGATTGCTAGTCACCTGGTGGATCCCAACGATATTACGGTATCCTGGGAAGATATAGCAGGACTAGAAAATGTGAtccaggaactcagagaaACTGTTATACTGCCAATACAGCGAAAAGACCTTTTTGCTGATTCACAACTGACCCAAGCACCGAAGGTTTgcataataaatgaaaatgctCCCGAGTGCCCTGGTCGTAACATGCATAGAAAAAGAACTAGAACTAGCCACTTATATTTTATCTCTCATCGGGCACACATAGATGCTTTACAAAGCAAGcctacaaaaaattattgtatacaaTATTATCCTATGTAAAGTCATACTGATAGAAGCAAATCTATAAAAAATACAACTGCACAGGTAAACTTCATATGGGTCgactattttgaaaaaaaatgtagcatAGGGTTTATATAAAGAGCATCTGCAAATTGTATCTATCCAAGACATACAGGAGTAGGAGGATACCAAACGATTGTATCTATACAATTCCTGGTGTTGctttatataaatatgatGCTGCAACATTTTGTTTTGTAAGTAGTGTTCTCTTATAGATGCGCTCTGCAAGGATATGATTTTGTGTAGGATAATATGTTGTTGGATAAATTTGTGTTGAGTAACATTGTGTACATCATTTTCTGTACGATAATCTTGAATGAATATAATGTTGTGCAGGATGATTTTTGATTACGAGGATTTTTCTGTAGGACAATTTTGTATAGAATAATTTGGTGTAAAATCGATGTGTGTAGCATCGTACATATTCCTTTCATTAGATTGTTACTGATCCTTAAAACTGTTCAGCAATGTGTTATTCAGGTTATTCCAATATTCAACCAACCTAAATGTTGTTTGATACTTGTAGTTTAACGAGACGTGGAAACTTGTAACGTTGATGTAAAAAACATTTCTAAAACGATGCtattgatcaattttcgaatcaattttttaaatttatagtTGCAAAACTAGAATGTTTTGTTTTAGTTCAGCTTTTATGGTCAACTGTTTACTGCATTTGTGACAATTCTAAACTTGCAAaaccgtaattttttttgacaccttgTTACATTGACTTTACTAACTTGGACCTAATATTTGAACTGACCTCATATAATTATGGTGCAGTTGTTGGGTATCACAGATTGCAAATATTCAACATGTATTTTTAACTTGAAGGGTGTGCTGCTACATGGTCCACCTGGGTGTGGAAAAACTCTGATTGCAAAGGCAACTGCTAAAGAAGCTGGAACACGATTCATAAATTTAGATGTGAGCATTTTGACTGACAAGTGGTATGGAGAAAGTCAAAAGTTGGCTTCTGCTGTTTTTACATTGGCTGTAAAACTTCAGCCATGCATCATCTTCATTGATGAAATTGGTACGTGtcttcaataaaaaaatcaatacaaTTTATGTGTGTACGTATGTGTAGTTGTTTCACAATCAATTGCGATATCACTCCCAACTGTGACTAATAAATAACATGCTCTGTGAAGATTCGTTCCTTCGAATGCGCAACACACATGATCACGAAGCTACAGCAATGATGAAAGCACAGTTTATGTCACTATGGGATGGACTTATCACAGACCCAACATGTACCGTGATTATTATGGGAGCTACAAATAGACCACAAGATCTCGACAAGGCTATTCTGAGGCGTATGCCTGCGACGTTTCACATTAGCATGCCTGTAAGTTTAG from Neodiprion lecontei isolate iyNeoLeco1 chromosome 1, iyNeoLeco1.1, whole genome shotgun sequence includes these protein-coding regions:
- the LOC107220396 gene encoding uncharacterized protein LOC107220396 isoform X2, yielding MELLSPISRSQYAQRRNRLQHPLKNRWVTSNEFLGLLTVLYKYGVNHVKLYLRIFKFCLYYTCKISSTSIMTTPVLSKKQQKKALSGKKAPVKGLRNVLAQPYEFCWPILRTDIGDLKTLLETTMPAIRRPPLNLPWSHLGRMKKAERQAAMEEARRKLDTPLPDQNMLNSIVIGVNEVTRLLERDDACCVVLESNVEPMLLIKHIVTMADLKIIPVILVPFLKSVMLETIGFACAAVALKMVAQSEYHHFHLLYKKVFELATNFPRNRPLKLEFQKPIDSNSFIDENIMNVENSHHKHTAHSDKPFTLSTDVYKYRDSQKQRVFVPESSNTSDIVTESSDSNYISIGKDIDFAMNDVVCIKNKLKTRYVDIHENKRIDLSNLKGDSSQLDEYMSLDPDARLCGSPVDQVCEMHNDSLCERKSKILGMSQEISINFKSDKTRVKSEKFSENVRYKSLKVKRIQGNFKRVKATKLPKKNKK
- the LOC107220396 gene encoding uncharacterized protein LOC107220396 isoform X1, with the translated sequence MELLSPISRSQYAQRRNRLQHPLKNRWVTSNEFLGLLTVLYKYGVNHVKLYLRIFKFCLYYTCKISSTSIMTTPVLSKKQQKKALSGKKAPVKGLRNVLAQPYEFCWPILRTDIGDLKTLLETTMPAIRRPPLNLPWSHLGRMKKAERQAAMEEARRKLDTPLPDQNMLNSIVIGVNEVTRLLERDDACCVVLESNVEPMLLIKHIVTMADLKIIPVILVPFLKSVMLETIGFACAAVALKKMVAQSEYHHFHLLYKKVFELATNFPRNRPLKLEFQKPIDSNSFIDENIMNVENSHHKHTAHSDKPFTLSTDVYKYRDSQKQRVFVPESSNTSDIVTESSDSNYISIGKDIDFAMNDVVCIKNKLKTRYVDIHENKRIDLSNLKGDSSQLDEYMSLDPDARLCGSPVDQVCEMHNDSLCERKSKILGMSQEISINFKSDKTRVKSEKFSENVRYKSLKVKRIQGNFKRVKATKLPKKNKK
- the LOC107220415 gene encoding outer mitochondrial transmembrane helix translocase: MNMADGAFSRSEIVGLVVRLSVVTAITYISIRCLMNQLDPTTKSKKKAKKKAQEHLRRLGMTENVSLAIDQLTDYEMMIASHLVDPNDITVSWEDIAGLENVIQELRETVILPIQRKDLFADSQLTQAPKGVLLHGPPGCGKTLIAKATAKEAGTRFINLDVSILTDKWYGESQKLASAVFTLAVKLQPCIIFIDEIDSFLRMRNTHDHEATAMMKAQFMSLWDGLITDPTCTVIIMGATNRPQDLDKAILRRMPATFHISMPNVAQRAQVLKLILEKEPMAEEVDIASLSIMTDGFSGSDLRELCRNASVYRVRDFVRHHAPAANASAGTSTDDEEYHDALRPITMEDLVISVHKMRDSKVHTGTLNAVKLDLD